Within Methanobrevibacter sp., the genomic segment AACACGTTTAAATTCATCCATGATTCTTTCATCATTATCATGAGTTAAATTCAAACTGTAAACCTCTTTTAAAACTTCTTTAACTTTCCTAATTTTACTACTATCAATAACTTCTTTTTCAGATACCAATAGTTTTTCTAAGTATTCATTTTTTGTTAAATAATCTAAAATTTTGGAGGCATCAGTATTTCTTAAAGAAATTTCATCACTATTAATTGTTAAGACAATTCTTTTTTGTGCAAATAATGAAGCAAGTAACCATTGCACATCCAAATTGACAAACCCATAAGGAGCTTTTGAATATCTGTTTAGTAGACTTTTTAGTGTAAGAGTATTATGTAGTTTTGACTGATCTGAAATATAATTGTCCATATCATTTACTGCATTCATAGCTTTTGTTTCACTAGCTATCAGTGTCTGCTGATATTCATTTGTTAATTCTTTTTTAATATCACTTTTATCAGGTGCAAAGTCCATATAACTTAATTTATTATAAACTTTATCAACTAACTTGCCCATTGATTCATCAAGTCTTGATTCAACATTTTTTTCAGCAATATCTACTTTATCTCCTTTAATATAAATTATTGCATCTTTAATAGAAGATTCAAGGAATAATTTGATTCTTTCTATTTTATCATTATATTCCTCTTGTTTTCTGCTTCTGAGTTCAACCTTCATTTCAGCACTTTTTTTAGTTAAATATTTTTGAATTTGCAGTGCTTCTTTTATTTCATCAAATACTGTTAAATCAGAAAGTAAATGTACAACAACTTCATTGTTAGATTCTGATAATCCTTTTAAAATATTATGCATATTACTTTCTTCAAAAGTAGTTTGAGAGCAATCACTTAAATCTGATGTATAAAACGGAGTAATTATTCTCATTCCAATATCAAATTCTCTATTATTAATCTTTTTATTATCAATTGATTGATTAAATTGGAAATTATATCTATTGCTATAACGATATTTGTTTTTAGGGTAAATTTCTTGGAAAATCCTATTTGCAGCATTATCTAAAACTTCACCATTATCAACTATTTGATTTTTAATTTCACGATTAATGTCTTGTTCTTCATTTGTTAAAAATGAATAAACCTCCCCATTTTTTTGGATTAAAGTTTGTTCAAGTAATCTGGATAATGATTTATCAACTTTATTTTGCAAATCAAGCCTATCTTCATTAATGTTAGAAATTAATAATGTTGTTAAATTTTTAGATGTGGCTTTAATTTCTTTTACATACTTAATCATGAAAAGTACTTTTAAAACTTCTACATCAAAAGAGTATAATTCATTGTTATTCCTTGCTTTATTTATCACTTGACTGTTAGTATGATCTATGAATTGTTCAATAGCATTGTAAAAAATGTTAAATGGAACTAAATCACCATCAGACTTATCTTTAATTTCAATTGCAGACTCTTGGAAAAGTGCAAGCATTGAACGTTCACCATCAGCCATGTGTTTTCCTGATGATGAATGTTCTCTTATTGATGTTAAAACATCCTGAACACGATTGAATTGATAAGGAACAAAAGGATAAATATTCGCAAAATCTCTTGCATCTTCATATGTTTTCATTTCAGCAGATTTTTCAAAAGTTAAAATATTTTTTAAAATGGGTTCAAAACTTGGATATTCTGCTTCTAAAGTTTTTTGGGCAACATCAGTTTTTGCTAGAATCCGTCTTCTAATTACTTCATCTACATTTGAAGATGATAGAGATAAACGTGTTTTAAATCTTCCTTGAATTTTAGAAAAATCCATTCCTTTTATATCTCTGGCGATATCATCAATGTTTTGTTGGCTCGTAACAACAACCCAAGATTTTCCATGACATTTAATTCCTAATTCTTCAACTATAGTTTGTAAGTTTAGCATTAATTTAGTATCATCTGCTATATATTGTCCAACTTCATCTACTAAAAATATTACATGATGATTATTTCCTTTATTGATACAGTATTCTTTCACTTCATTTGCAAAATCTTCAATTGAATACTTAAAGTTGTCTTCTGCTTTTGAAGCCCAATTATTAGCTTCGTTTTCACTCATAAATCCAATATTTACAACACTTTGTATAATATCATCACTTATAAAGTAGAATTCATCTCTTGATTCTTCCCAATTCATTCCGGTGATATTTTCAAATTCTGTTTTAAACTCTTCAAATTTATTTTTTGCATCTAATTTTTTTTCAAAATCTGCTAAAAAGGGCATTCCCCCGCAATAGCCCTGCATTTCATTAAAAACTTTTACAAATACATTTAAAATATCATCTTTATTTGAACTTGATTGTGATGATGATTTAGAATCTATATTAAATAAAACTACATCAGAACTAACATTTGTTGCAGCTTCCATATCTCCAATAACCATTGAATCTTTGATTTTTCCATCTTCCTTGAAAAAATCAATTGGTCTTCTTCCATGAACTTTAAGATTACTATCTAGAATATATGATAAAATTTTTAAAAAGTGAGATTTACCGCTTCCAAAGAACCCTGAAATCCAAACACCAATATCATCAGTAGGACTTTGTATTCCCTTATTATAACTTGAAAAAAACTTAGTAAAATGTTTCAATAGTTCATTTGTAACAACATATTCATCCAGTTCCTGATAAATATTTTCATCATCATTTTGACCGACTTTAATTACTCCTTTGATATCCCTGTCGATATCCTTTTCAAACATGTTTTTTATTTGCATATGTTCACCTAATCAATGGAAATGCTCGATAATAGTTACTTCCTTCAATAGTATTAAATAAAACTAATT encodes:
- the brxC gene encoding BREX system P-loop protein BrxC, producing the protein MQIKNMFEKDIDRDIKGVIKVGQNDDENIYQELDEYVVTNELLKHFTKFFSSYNKGIQSPTDDIGVWISGFFGSGKSHFLKILSYILDSNLKVHGRRPIDFFKEDGKIKDSMVIGDMEAATNVSSDVVLFNIDSKSSSQSSSNKDDILNVFVKVFNEMQGYCGGMPFLADFEKKLDAKNKFEEFKTEFENITGMNWEESRDEFYFISDDIIQSVVNIGFMSENEANNWASKAEDNFKYSIEDFANEVKEYCINKGNNHHVIFLVDEVGQYIADDTKLMLNLQTIVEELGIKCHGKSWVVVTSQQNIDDIARDIKGMDFSKIQGRFKTRLSLSSSNVDEVIRRRILAKTDVAQKTLEAEYPSFEPILKNILTFEKSAEMKTYEDARDFANIYPFVPYQFNRVQDVLTSIREHSSSGKHMADGERSMLALFQESAIEIKDKSDGDLVPFNIFYNAIEQFIDHTNSQVINKARNNNELYSFDVEVLKVLFMIKYVKEIKATSKNLTTLLISNINEDRLDLQNKVDKSLSRLLEQTLIQKNGEVYSFLTNEEQDINREIKNQIVDNGEVLDNAANRIFQEIYPKNKYRYSNRYNFQFNQSIDNKKINNREFDIGMRIITPFYTSDLSDCSQTTFEESNMHNILKGLSESNNEVVVHLLSDLTVFDEIKEALQIQKYLTKKSAEMKVELRSRKQEEYNDKIERIKLFLESSIKDAIIYIKGDKVDIAEKNVESRLDESMGKLVDKVYNKLSYMDFAPDKSDIKKELTNEYQQTLIASETKAMNAVNDMDNYISDQSKLHNTLTLKSLLNRYSKAPYGFVNLDVQWLLASLFAQKRIVLTINSDEISLRNTDASKILDYLTKNEYLEKLLVSEKEVIDSSKIRKVKEVLKEVYSLNLTHDNDERIMDEFKRVNASKIEEIDKCLLEFRISNKYPGKSILEESKELFNDANNKKNTLQFYNYVSDNDEEFLDLAEDLDPVLAFFNGSQKAIFDESCEVYKVYEENINLINDSDLSYVASEIERIISMPNPYSNIRKLPELNNKFTTHFDEILEDKKTIILNGVKEDYESIKLRLNTDELKAKFENKVISKFDSLKNKLDSEKNIAIIDGITMESENLKNNCIHEIDSFINSITSNDPPESAINKPVSPQQPINIPVEVDVDIKTITLSPKVKIESEDQIDEFLQKVKTELKNKLENADIINLKL